The Colwellia sp. M166 genome segment TGCGGTTACGGTCGGTGGTTTATGGTTGGATGCTTACAGGGTTCAGCAAAGTGTTGTTTTAATTGAAAAAAACAGATCTTTGTTTGAGCAGTTAGCTGATGTCGCTGAAGCAAGTTACTCATCTACTTTAGGTAAAACTCGTCAACAGGATATCGTTAGAGCACAGCTAGAACTGACTCGCTTAGAAGAACGATTAGATAAACTAGCGCAACAGAAAAATAAATACGACGGCATGCTCTTACAGTGGTTAACACGATTTGCATCAGCAAACCATACAGTGGATGACGCTGCTTTGTACTCTGATTTGTCATGGCATGATATTGCACTTAGCCAGCAGTTACCGAGCATTGATTTGCTTAATAGCAATTTAGTTTATGCTGAAAATTGGCTGAAACCTCAAGACTTAGTGCCTTTCTTTTATCCACATCCCGCAGTTATTGCTGTCGATAAAAAAGTTAACGCGACAAAAACGGGTATCAAGCTCGCCAAACAAAAATACAAGCCAGAGTGGGGTGTTAACGCTAGTTATGGTTATCGCGCGGATGATCCTATGGGCCAAAACAGAGCAGATTTATTTTCGGTTGGTGTGACATTTGATCTACCGATTTTTACCGAAAATAGGCAAGACCAAGATGTTCGCTCCGCTGTTTCTAAAACCGAAGCGATAAAAACAGAAAAATTATTACTGCTTAGACAATTACTCGGCGCCTATTCAAGTGCCAAAGGTCGACTACTACGAGTAAAAGAGAGACAAAACTTATACAACACAAAGTTACTGCCTCAAATACATGATCAAGC includes the following:
- a CDS encoding TolC family protein; translated protein: MLKNNHYNQVFINVGLGVLMMTSLTALAEQSVQSGEILTFKQAIKVAQQHDPWLKGNRHQQQAIESASISANTLPDPKISVGMGSLPTDSFDLNQEGMTQLKIGVSQMIPRGDTLKFKSQQLQLESEMYPYQRLDRAAKVAVTVGGLWLDAYRVQQSVVLIEKNRSLFEQLADVAEASYSSTLGKTRQQDIVRAQLELTRLEERLDKLAQQKNKYDGMLLQWLTRFASANHTVDDAALYSDLSWHDIALSQQLPSIDLLNSNLVYAENWLKPQDLVPFFYPHPAVIAVDKKVNATKTGIKLAKQKYKPEWGVNASYGYRADDPMGQNRADLFSVGVTFDLPIFTENRQDQDVRSAVSKTEAIKTEKLLLLRQLLGAYSSAKGRLLRVKERQNLYNTKLLPQIHDQAEASLTAYTNDDGDFAEVVRARIAVLNAEIDDLTLNVEEQKIHLELNYLFIGGIKTAMTENNLNVTNSSQYAAMSGERE